The window CACCAGTGCGACGTGTTTGCCGGGCCAGCCGGCCGTGTGGTGGGCTTCATCGATTACCAGCAGGCTGGCTGCGGTGTCGGCCGCGTCGAGTCCTTCGCCTACCAGGGCGACGGAGGCATGGGTGACCAGGATCAGCCGCATGCGGCTGCTCGGAGTTCGCCGTACCCAGTCCGCGATCTCATCCGGCCGGGTAGTGACCGGACAGCGCAGGTCCGCGACGCCCACCGCGGCGTCGGCGACGGTGTCATCGCTACACACCGCGAGTACCTGCGTGGCCGTACCCGCGGTGGCCCATACCGTCAGGGTCTGCGCGAGCAGAGGCAGCGACGGGCAGGCCACGACCACGAGCCCGGTCGGGCAGAGCCGCCCGGCCGCGTGCACCGCGACAAGTGACTTGCCGCTACCGCAGGCCGCCCGGAACTGGCCGCGACCACCAGGGGCCAGACCCCGCACGATCGCCTCGACGGCCTCCTGCTGGTAGTCGCGAAGCGTCGGCAGTTCCTCGGCCGGTCGTGAACCCCTCATCTCGGGCCTCTCCCCTGCTGCGACGAGGCGGTGCCCTGCCAGGGGCGCGAGGACCGGCCAGACAGTCGGCGGTCCGGATGGGGATCCCTCACCGCTCACCGTCACGAGACCAAGCCCTCGCGTGGACAGCGGCTCGACGGCCGGCCCAAGCGGATGCCATGGAACAAGGCATCCCAGTGGTGAAGACGGTGTCGTAGGTGGACAAGGGCGGTGTCGATATGGTCATGGCCGTTCCGAGGGGTCAGTGATGCGGCAGTCGGCTGGTGAGGTAGAGCACGGGGGTGGTGAACGTGATGCCGCCCGGGTCGGTGGCCTGGTCGAGGGCGTGGTGCCAGGCGGTGTTGTACCGGGCTGCGGTGTCAGCGCCCAGGTGGTGGGTGACCTGGTCGATGGGGCTGTCAGCGCCGGGGTGGGGTCGACGGCGCAGGTAGGCGTCGACCTGGGCGTGGCTGGTGAGCCGGTCGGTGACGGTGGTCTGGTGCAGGGTGGGTGCGGTGAAACCGGCGCGCAGGACGGCGGTGGTCATCGGCGCGACGTCGAAGGCCATCATGGGTCCGGCGGTGGGGCTGCTCCGGCTGCGAAGCTCATCGATCGCTTCGATCTCGGCGGCGGTGAGTCCGTCGAGGTGGGCGTCGTGGTGCCGGCGTGCGTTGATGGGTTCGAAGACCGACAGCATTCCCGCTGGTCGCAGGACGCGGGCGATCTCGCCGAGGGCTGCGGGTAGGTCGGGCAGGTAGATCAGGACGCTGCGGGTGACGACGCGGTCGATGGTCGCGGTGGCGATCGGAAGGCGGGACGCGTCGCCGGCCACGGGGTGGATTCGGAAGGCGTTGGTGTCCA is drawn from Micromonospora sp. Llam0 and contains these coding sequences:
- a CDS encoding class I SAM-dependent methyltransferase, which produces MSRDRDSGRDSTDRAALAGLLAEIRDRVLDAARLRPGHHVLDLGAGTGLLTHTAARTVAPTGQVIALDMSATALTHLDTNAFRIHPVAGDASRLPIATATIDRVVTRSVLIYLPDLPAALGEIARVLRPAGMLSVFEPINARRHHDAHLDGLTAAEIEAIDELRSRSSPTAGPMMAFDVAPMTTAVLRAGFTAPTLHQTTVTDRLTSHAQVDAYLRRRPHPGADSPIDQVTHHLGADTAARYNTAWHHALDQATDPGGITFTTPVLYLTSRLPHH